From Gammaproteobacteria bacterium, one genomic window encodes:
- the ubiH gene encoding 2-octaprenyl-6-methoxyphenyl hydroxylase: MTRDYDVLIVGGGLAGAAMACALSASAYRIALIEAQAAGDKHPPGYDDRSLALAFGSRRILEGLGLWQAIAPAATPIKTVHVSERGRFGAARLHQREEGVAALGYVVPSHDLAQAVYARLSAQDNVDIVAPARVRNFIVDGSLVDARVDGDAEKGEAQGWTLRGRLLIAADGASSGMRRQLGIAAATADYGQTAIIANVTPSRDHQCAAYERFTDAGPLALLPMSEQRCALVWTHPATDAAAILRLSDAQFLAKLQESFGYRLGRFTKVGTRQAYPLTINVARDLVAPRAVLIGNAAHTLHPVAGQGFNLALRDVAELADLLRTHAPRDPAEQSLLGRYAARRKADLRAAVRFTDTLARAFVNPFPPLVCARGAALLALDAIPPLRHMLARRAMGLSGKPPRLTSGLSLVDLTTGELQ; encoded by the coding sequence ACGCGTGATTACGACGTTCTGATTGTCGGCGGTGGTCTGGCCGGCGCCGCGATGGCCTGCGCCTTGTCGGCGTCGGCGTATCGAATTGCGCTGATCGAGGCCCAAGCGGCGGGTGACAAACATCCACCTGGATACGACGATCGAAGCCTGGCGCTCGCGTTCGGCTCACGGCGGATACTGGAGGGTCTGGGATTGTGGCAGGCAATCGCGCCGGCGGCTACGCCCATAAAAACCGTACACGTATCGGAGCGTGGCCGCTTCGGCGCGGCGCGACTGCATCAGCGCGAGGAAGGCGTGGCGGCGCTCGGTTACGTCGTGCCCAGCCACGATCTTGCTCAGGCGGTTTACGCGCGGTTAAGTGCGCAAGATAACGTAGACATCGTCGCGCCGGCGCGTGTTCGGAACTTCATCGTCGATGGCTCGCTGGTCGATGCAAGGGTGGACGGAGACGCGGAAAAGGGCGAGGCTCAAGGCTGGACCCTGCGCGGGCGCCTGCTGATCGCAGCGGATGGCGCGAGTTCCGGTATGCGACGGCAGCTTGGCATTGCCGCCGCCACCGCGGATTATGGCCAGACCGCAATCATCGCCAACGTCACACCGTCGCGGGACCATCAGTGCGCCGCTTACGAGCGCTTTACCGATGCCGGGCCGCTGGCGTTATTGCCCATGAGCGAGCAGCGCTGCGCGCTGGTTTGGACGCATCCCGCGACAGATGCCGCGGCGATCTTGCGCTTGAGCGATGCTCAATTTCTCGCAAAATTGCAGGAGAGCTTCGGCTATCGACTGGGACGCTTCACCAAGGTCGGTACAAGACAGGCGTATCCGCTGACAATTAACGTCGCGCGCGACCTGGTCGCGCCGCGCGCCGTGCTGATCGGCAACGCCGCGCATACCCTGCATCCGGTCGCGGGGCAGGGTTTCAATCTGGCCCTGCGGGACGTCGCCGAGCTCGCGGATCTGCTGCGCACACACGCCCCGCGCGATCCCGCCGAGCAGTCGCTGCTCGGCCGCTATGCGGCCCGGCGCAAGGCGGATCTGCGCGCTGCAGTCCGCTTCACGGACACGTTGGCGCGCGCCTTCGTCAATCCGTTTCCGCCGCTGGTCTGCGCACGCGGGGCCGCGCTGCTGGCGCTGGACGCGATCCCACCGCTGCGCCACATGCTGGCCCGGCGCGCCATGGGTTTGAGCGGCAAACCTCCACGCCTGACCAGCGGCCTGAGCCTGGTGGATTTAACCACGGGGGAGTTACAGTGA
- a CDS encoding UbiH/UbiF/VisC/COQ6 family ubiquinone biosynthesis hydroxylase — MVGATAACALAQQGLRISIVEARQAESFDRDADYGIADYHGRVSAISPASVTILNALGVWDLIASERACPYRQMHVWDAASSGSIHFDCCDVNAPLLGHIVENRVIQQALVERLREFENITWRCPDALARFDVMEDRVAVDLASGAQVSARLLVGADGAHSLVRTLAGIVFNARDYDHSALVATVGTELPHQHTAWQRFVAKSVLAFLPLADGRCSIVWSTPDKRAKALAAMPDEAFKHALAAEFDYRLGRIESCGARTVFPLRGGQADRYVLPRVALIGDAAHGIHPLAGLGANLGFMDAATLAEALCNSRRDIGGLRVLRRYERARRGDNELTMRAMEGFKFLFAQPASGWRWLRGAGLNVTDAAIPLKRRIMRHAIGLSGEHPRMARDNS; from the coding sequence ATGGTCGGCGCTACCGCCGCGTGTGCGCTGGCGCAGCAAGGTCTGCGGATTTCGATCGTCGAAGCGCGCCAGGCAGAAAGTTTTGATCGCGATGCGGACTACGGCATTGCTGATTACCATGGGCGGGTGTCGGCGATCAGTCCCGCCTCCGTGACGATTCTGAACGCGCTGGGTGTGTGGGACTTGATCGCGAGTGAACGGGCGTGCCCGTACCGCCAGATGCATGTCTGGGACGCTGCGAGCAGTGGCTCGATCCATTTTGATTGCTGTGACGTCAACGCGCCGCTGTTGGGCCACATCGTCGAAAATCGGGTCATTCAGCAGGCGCTGGTTGAACGACTGCGCGAGTTCGAAAATATCACCTGGCGTTGCCCGGATGCGCTGGCGCGGTTCGACGTCATGGAAGATCGTGTCGCAGTCGATCTCGCCAGCGGCGCGCAGGTTTCCGCGCGATTGCTGGTCGGTGCGGACGGCGCCCACTCGCTGGTGAGAACCTTGGCCGGCATCGTTTTCAACGCGCGTGACTATGACCACAGCGCGCTGGTTGCGACCGTGGGCACGGAGTTGCCGCACCAGCACACGGCGTGGCAGCGCTTCGTCGCGAAAAGCGTGCTCGCTTTTTTGCCGCTTGCCGATGGCCGTTGTTCGATCGTCTGGTCCACTCCGGACAAGCGCGCCAAAGCCCTGGCGGCAATGCCCGACGAGGCATTCAAGCACGCGCTCGCCGCCGAGTTCGATTACAGGCTGGGCCGTATCGAGTCCTGTGGCGCGCGCACGGTGTTCCCGTTGCGCGGCGGGCAAGCGGATCGCTACGTGTTGCCGCGCGTGGCATTGATCGGCGATGCGGCGCACGGCATCCATCCGCTGGCGGGACTGGGCGCCAACCTCGGCTTTATGGACGCGGCCACACTGGCGGAGGCGCTTTGCAATAGCCGGCGCGACATCGGCGGCTTGCGCGTGTTGCGTCGCTACGAGCGCGCGCGCCGCGGCGATAACGAGTTGACCATGCGCGCGATGGAGGGATTCAAATTTCTGTTCGCGCAACCGGCGTCAGGATGGCGCTGGCTGCGCGGGGCGGGTTTGAATGTGACCGACGCCGCCATCCCGCTCAAACGCCGTATCATGCGCCATGCAATTGGGTTGTCCGGCGAGCACCCGCGTATGGCTCGCGATAATTCTTGA
- a CDS encoding helix-turn-helix transcriptional regulator, with the protein MNTREVADYLRLKERKIYDLVRTRSIPCTRLTGKWLFPRTLIDLWVIRHTEYQADIEGARITPRVVAGSHDPLLEWALREAECDCATQFDGSLDGVRRLGARQAMVCGMHVLDGESGHYNIELARQLLAGLQVVLLEWARREQGLVLAQGNPHGVTGLTDLRDHKLRVVDRQHTAGSYVLLKHLLERAGMSRDDLALIETTARSETDVAVAVLEGKADAGIAIAAVAHQFRLEFLPLHRERYDLAIARRDYFEPPFQQLLRFARSPRFIERAQELGGYDVSALGQVIYNAN; encoded by the coding sequence ATGAATACCCGCGAGGTCGCGGATTATCTGCGGCTCAAGGAACGCAAAATTTACGATCTGGTCCGCACCCGTAGCATTCCCTGCACGCGTCTGACCGGCAAATGGCTTTTTCCGCGGACCTTGATCGATTTATGGGTCATCCGTCACACGGAATATCAGGCTGATATCGAGGGAGCGCGGATCACGCCGCGGGTGGTCGCCGGCAGTCACGATCCGCTGCTCGAATGGGCGTTGCGCGAAGCGGAATGCGATTGCGCCACGCAGTTCGATGGCAGTCTCGACGGCGTGCGCCGCCTCGGCGCGCGCCAGGCGATGGTTTGCGGTATGCACGTTCTCGACGGCGAGTCGGGTCACTACAACATCGAGCTCGCGCGGCAGCTACTCGCGGGCCTGCAGGTCGTATTGCTGGAATGGGCCCGGCGCGAGCAGGGTCTGGTGCTGGCCCAGGGCAACCCGCATGGGGTAACCGGGCTGACCGACTTGCGTGATCACAAGCTGCGCGTGGTGGATCGGCAGCATACCGCGGGCAGTTACGTGCTGCTCAAGCACCTGCTGGAGCGGGCCGGCATGTCGCGCGACGATCTTGCGCTGATCGAGACGACCGCGCGCAGCGAAACCGATGTGGCCGTGGCGGTGCTGGAGGGCAAGGCCGATGCCGGCATCGCCATCGCGGCCGTCGCGCACCAGTTCCGGCTTGAGTTTTTGCCCCTGCACCGCGAGCGTTACGATCTCGCCATCGCGCGCCGCGATTACTTCGAGCCGCCTTTCCAGCAGCTGTTGCGGTTCGCGCGTTCGCCGCGTTTTATCGAGCGCGCACAAGAGCTGGGCGGCTACGATGTGTCGGCGCTGGGGCAGGTGATTTATAACGCGAATTAA
- a CDS encoding ATP-binding cassette domain-containing protein — translation MSPIAAIAKADPLAERGAPVTRSDVASGVLPLVVSELVYCAGGHRLLDEISFTLRPDANTMLLGPNGAGKSLLLRLCHGLLEPERGSVSWGSEGAKRAHRWVSMVFQKPVLLRRSAAANIDYALAVKGVPRAARKARVNTALADAGLEHLTRRPARVLSGGEQQRLAIARAWVSRPQVLLLDEPTSNLDPAATRAIETLIQSIRRAGARIIMSTHDLAQARRLGDEVLFMHKGRVLEHTPAGDFFERPRSAPARAFLRGDLLS, via the coding sequence ATGTCGCCTATCGCCGCTATCGCTAAAGCCGATCCCCTTGCCGAACGCGGCGCGCCGGTTACCCGCAGCGATGTCGCATCCGGCGTACTGCCGCTGGTGGTAAGCGAACTGGTTTATTGCGCGGGCGGGCACCGCCTGCTGGACGAAATCTCGTTCACATTGCGGCCCGACGCCAACACGATGCTGCTGGGTCCCAACGGCGCGGGCAAAAGTCTGCTGCTGCGTCTGTGTCACGGGTTGCTCGAACCCGAGCGCGGTTCGGTGAGCTGGGGTAGTGAAGGCGCAAAACGCGCGCACCGCTGGGTATCCATGGTGTTTCAGAAACCGGTGCTGCTGCGCCGCTCGGCCGCCGCCAATATCGACTACGCGCTGGCCGTCAAGGGCGTGCCGCGGGCCGCGCGCAAAGCGCGGGTCAACACGGCGCTGGCCGACGCCGGCCTTGAGCATCTCACCAGACGTCCAGCGCGCGTGCTCTCGGGCGGCGAACAGCAGCGCCTGGCCATCGCGCGCGCCTGGGTATCGCGGCCGCAGGTATTGCTGCTGGATGAACCAACTTCCAACCTCGACCCGGCCGCAACACGGGCGATCGAAACGCTGATCCAGAGTATCCGCCGGGCCGGCGCGCGCATCATCATGAGCACGCACGATCTGGCGCAGGCAAGACGTCTGGGCGACGAAGTCCTGTTCATGCACAAGGGGCGGGTGTTGGAGCATACGCCGGCCGGTGATTTTTTCGAACGGCCACGAAGCGCGCCGGCCCGGGCGTTCCTGCGAGGCGATTTGCTTAGCTAA
- a CDS encoding ABC transporter permease, whose product MSEFYAAMVTASQLILSLDSDLAEIVLLSLRVSLVAVGLAALIGMPLGAAIALYRFPGRGVLAALLSACMGLPPVVVGLVVYLLLSRSGPLGPVGLLFTPTAMIIAQCVLVTPIIAALTRQTITDLNEEYDEQFRAMGAGGFRKMRALLWDGRFSLVTAVLAGFGRASAEVGAVLIVGGNIDHVTRVMTTAIALETSKGNLGLALALGLILIAISISVNAAAMSVRDVAYRRYR is encoded by the coding sequence ATGAGTGAATTTTACGCCGCAATGGTCACGGCGTCGCAATTGATCCTTAGTCTGGATTCTGATCTCGCCGAGATCGTGCTGCTCTCCTTGCGGGTAAGCCTGGTCGCGGTCGGGCTGGCGGCGCTGATCGGCATGCCGCTGGGCGCCGCGATTGCGCTGTATCGCTTTCCCGGTCGTGGTGTGCTCGCAGCTTTGCTCAGCGCCTGCATGGGTCTGCCACCCGTCGTCGTAGGGCTTGTGGTCTATCTCCTGTTGTCCCGCTCCGGCCCGCTGGGGCCCGTGGGTCTGCTGTTCACACCCACCGCGATGATCATCGCGCAGTGCGTGCTGGTCACGCCCATCATCGCGGCACTGACACGGCAGACCATCACCGATCTCAATGAGGAATACGACGAGCAGTTCCGGGCTATGGGCGCGGGGGGTTTTCGCAAAATGCGGGCGCTGCTCTGGGATGGGCGCTTCAGTCTGGTGACCGCCGTGCTCGCCGGCTTCGGCCGCGCCAGCGCCGAAGTCGGCGCGGTGCTTATCGTCGGCGGCAACATCGACCACGTCACGCGCGTGATGACCACCGCCATCGCCCTGGAAACGAGCAAGGGCAATCTGGGGCTGGCGCTGGCGCTGGGGCTGATCCTGATCGCGATCTCGATAAGCGTCAACGCCGCCGCCATGAGTGTCAGAGATGTCGCCTATCGCCGCTATCGCTAA
- a CDS encoding copper chaperone PCu(A)C — protein sequence MLARYLFSLIIGIGAVGSGDAETTLSVHNAWIREAPPTATALAGYLTIENHGVTPRKLIGAESAEFGSIELHKSIVKNGVASMVPKKSVSIPPAGGKVELRPNGCHLMMLAPTKPLRAGTQVTLTLKFNGDENVTTTMPVRNAGGTAMHHHHHQ from the coding sequence ATGCTGGCTCGTTATCTGTTCTCGTTAATTATCGGCATTGGCGCCGTGGGCTCCGGAGACGCGGAGACCACATTGAGCGTGCATAACGCGTGGATTCGCGAAGCGCCGCCAACGGCGACGGCGCTGGCCGGCTATCTGACTATCGAAAATCACGGCGTGACCCCGCGCAAACTGATCGGCGCCGAAAGCGCCGAGTTCGGCAGCATTGAGCTGCATAAATCAATCGTGAAAAACGGCGTCGCGAGCATGGTGCCGAAGAAATCCGTGTCCATCCCGCCAGCCGGCGGCAAGGTGGAACTCAGACCGAACGGTTGCCATCTGATGATGCTGGCGCCAACCAAACCGCTGCGCGCAGGCACACAGGTCACCCTCACGCTCAAGTTTAATGGCGATGAAAACGTGACGACGACGATGCCGGTCAGAAACGCCGGCGGCACCGCCATGCATCACCATCATCATCAGTGA
- the gcvT gene encoding glycine cleavage system aminomethyltransferase GcvT: MTINKPLKQTALHEKHLEHGARMVNFGGWELPLHYGSQIEEHRRVRRDAGVFDVSHMTIIDITGAGARAYLRHLLAAEIDAMSMPGRALYSCMLNPRGGVIDDVIVYYTGQDRYRVVANAATRDRVLAWTTELARDHSVKPKVADDLAMLAVQGPAARARLVAQLDRDTSPIAERLGYFHVAEIGETWIARTGYTGEDGFEVLLPAAAAPALWQRLVDAGAAPAGLGARDSLRLEAGLNLYGAEMNEDITPLQCGLAWTISWQPERDFVGRRALTQEREAGVTRKRIGL, translated from the coding sequence ATGACGATCAACAAGCCGCTGAAGCAGACCGCTTTGCACGAAAAGCACCTTGAGCACGGCGCACGCATGGTGAACTTCGGCGGCTGGGAGCTGCCTTTGCATTATGGCTCGCAGATCGAGGAGCACCGCCGGGTGCGGCGCGACGCTGGCGTGTTCGATGTATCGCACATGACCATCATCGACATCACGGGCGCAGGCGCGCGCGCTTACTTGCGTCATCTGCTGGCCGCCGAAATTGACGCAATGAGCATGCCGGGTCGCGCACTTTACAGTTGCATGCTGAATCCGCGCGGCGGCGTGATCGATGACGTAATTGTGTATTACACGGGGCAGGATCGCTATCGCGTGGTCGCCAACGCCGCGACCCGTGACCGGGTGCTCGCATGGACGACCGAACTGGCGCGCGACCACAGTGTAAAACCGAAAGTGGCTGACGACCTGGCGATGCTCGCGGTGCAGGGGCCGGCCGCGCGCGCGCGACTGGTGGCGCAACTGGATCGAGACACAAGCCCCATTGCGGAACGGCTCGGTTACTTTCACGTCGCCGAAATCGGCGAAACCTGGATTGCCCGCACCGGATACACCGGCGAGGACGGTTTCGAAGTCCTGCTACCGGCCGCCGCCGCGCCGGCGCTATGGCAGCGTCTGGTCGATGCCGGCGCAGCACCCGCGGGGCTGGGCGCGCGCGATTCCTTACGGCTGGAAGCCGGTCTGAACCTTTACGGCGCCGAGATGAATGAAGACATTACGCCGCTGCAATGCGGGCTCGCCTGGACCATAAGCTGGCAGCCGGAGCGCGATTTCGTCGGCCGCAGGGCGTTGACGCAGGAGCGCGAGGCGGGTGTGACCCGCAAGCGGATAGGGCT